From Anaerobacillus sp. CMMVII, one genomic window encodes:
- a CDS encoding cyclic nucleotide-binding/CBS domain-containing protein, giving the protein MNKATTISVDDTIVSAARRLRSQTSTGLVVVDNENRLIGTVTQRDLLHVIVSGETNKLVKDIMNKRPYWATVDSFSYDVLSYFKDDHVDFIPVLRQDKVVGTLTAESFLQLQDSNYVNLTHGIDHAVTLERLVKFSTITNRLFIDLSRYC; this is encoded by the coding sequence ATGAATAAAGCAACAACGATATCAGTTGACGATACCATTGTTTCAGCTGCTAGACGACTACGTTCACAAACGAGCACAGGGTTAGTGGTTGTGGATAATGAAAATCGCCTAATCGGGACCGTAACACAAAGAGACCTGTTACATGTGATCGTTTCAGGTGAAACGAACAAGCTTGTAAAGGATATTATGAACAAGAGGCCATATTGGGCTACTGTCGATTCGTTTTCATATGATGTGCTATCGTACTTTAAGGATGATCATGTTGATTTTATCCCTGTACTTAGGCAAGACAAAGTGGTCGGGACTTTAACCGCGGAATCATTTCTACAGCTGCAAGATTCAAATTATGTCAATTTAACTCACGGGATAGATCATGCAGTCACGCTTGAACGGTTAGTAAAATTTTCTACAATCACAAACCGTTTGTTCATCGATTTGTCGAGGTATTGTTAG
- a CDS encoding ribonuclease H-like domain-containing protein yields MSLKSKLSRMKGHMQLSEKPERPQETKQTGDGQDWSSINGQLLFLEEQWTVYRELEYPLNYQLGSHRFSELKEVVQLWNESGLTHPLATNGLSGDQLIFFDTETTGLGTGTGNTIFLLGYCHVEGDVVKVKQFFLPGPAHEAAMYYHFLHDVKDLSNLVTYNGKAFDWPQVKTRHTLVRDQVPHLPKFGHYDLLHASRRLWKDTLPSCRLSIVEKEILDINREGDTPGSLAPLLYFDYLREKDPTIIEGVLRHNEMDVLGLIVLYIKLSKKILNKTANTFHETYEIARWFEKEKELKTAMSLYDYVAKSQSSRQNEAIFALGMLLKKDKQLEEAIECFVLLAEKETSASVKACIELAKIYEHQFKDLKKAIHYTELAYNRQKLIARILKEKKLLDDLRVRIERLNKKR; encoded by the coding sequence ATGTCATTAAAAAGTAAGTTGTCTCGAATGAAAGGGCATATGCAATTATCAGAAAAGCCCGAGCGACCACAGGAGACGAAACAAACAGGTGATGGTCAGGATTGGTCGAGCATAAACGGGCAACTGCTCTTTTTAGAAGAGCAGTGGACGGTTTATCGGGAATTGGAATATCCGCTCAATTACCAATTAGGATCCCACCGTTTTTCTGAGCTAAAAGAGGTTGTTCAGCTTTGGAATGAGAGTGGTCTAACACATCCGCTAGCAACAAATGGACTAAGTGGGGATCAATTAATTTTCTTTGATACAGAAACCACAGGACTTGGAACAGGTACAGGGAATACGATTTTTTTACTAGGCTATTGTCATGTTGAAGGCGATGTTGTCAAGGTAAAGCAGTTTTTTCTTCCGGGACCAGCGCATGAAGCGGCTATGTACTACCACTTTTTACATGATGTGAAGGACCTGTCCAACCTTGTCACCTATAACGGCAAGGCTTTTGACTGGCCACAGGTAAAAACACGGCATACGTTAGTACGAGATCAGGTCCCTCATTTACCGAAGTTTGGTCATTATGATTTACTCCACGCTTCAAGAAGACTGTGGAAAGACACACTACCATCGTGCCGTCTATCTATTGTTGAAAAAGAGATTTTAGATATAAACAGAGAAGGTGATACTCCTGGCAGCTTGGCTCCTTTGTTGTATTTTGATTACCTTAGGGAGAAAGATCCAACAATCATTGAAGGTGTGTTGCGACATAATGAGATGGATGTTTTGGGACTTATCGTCCTTTATATTAAGCTTTCAAAAAAAATATTAAATAAGACAGCAAACACCTTTCATGAAACCTATGAAATCGCACGGTGGTTTGAAAAAGAAAAAGAACTCAAAACAGCGATGAGTTTATATGATTATGTAGCAAAAAGTCAATCTAGCAGGCAAAATGAAGCGATCTTTGCGTTAGGAATGCTTTTGAAAAAAGATAAACAGCTCGAAGAAGCGATCGAATGCTTCGTGTTATTAGCGGAAAAAGAAACGAGTGCTTCTGTAAAAGCGTGTATTGAACTAGCGAAAATTTATGAACATCAATTCAAAGACTTAAAAAAAGCAATTCATTATACGGAACTTGCCTACAATCGCCAAAAACTAATAGCGAGGATCCTAAAAGAGAAAAAACTTCTCGATGATTTAAGGGTAAGAATCGAACGTTTAAATAAAAAGCGGTAA
- a CDS encoding PolC-type DNA polymerase III — MEPIPSIRIIKYVLFDQFQYKNKQQKYLDVNFQQQLIKYLYKNNPTLSLKQSLEETTFTVFDLETTGFFPRLGDEIVSIGAMKMNVNQIKFPEHFYEVISPIGEIPDYIYELTNLTKEQVGNGKTFQEAFLKFLQFSQDTVLVAHPASFDVHFLKVMAKRWGLPKYNPLFIDSYFLANFLQPKVNNKLDGLVSYFHIEPKERHHALNDAQMTAEIFMKLLMMLKKKDIHTIEDYLKIRGKKKGKLIVRKAQAPI; from the coding sequence ATGGAGCCAATCCCATCCATCCGAATTATCAAATATGTTTTGTTTGATCAATTTCAGTACAAGAATAAACAACAAAAATACTTAGATGTAAACTTTCAACAACAGCTTATCAAATATCTGTACAAAAACAATCCGACACTATCTTTAAAACAAAGCTTAGAGGAAACAACCTTTACTGTTTTCGATTTAGAAACAACAGGATTTTTCCCCAGACTAGGTGACGAGATCGTTTCGATTGGTGCGATGAAAATGAATGTTAATCAAATAAAGTTTCCGGAACACTTTTATGAGGTAATCTCGCCAATTGGTGAAATCCCCGATTATATTTATGAACTAACCAACCTTACAAAAGAACAGGTAGGAAATGGTAAAACATTTCAAGAGGCATTTTTAAAATTTTTGCAGTTTAGTCAAGACACTGTATTAGTTGCTCATCCAGCCTCATTTGATGTTCATTTTTTAAAAGTTATGGCGAAACGTTGGGGCCTACCTAAGTATAATCCATTATTCATAGATTCCTATTTTCTTGCTAATTTCCTGCAACCGAAAGTAAACAATAAATTAGACGGACTAGTCTCCTACTTTCATATTGAACCGAAAGAGCGTCATCATGCGCTTAATGACGCGCAAATGACAGCGGAAATTTTTATGAAGCTGTTAATGATGTTAAAGAAAAAAGACATTCATACAATTGAAGATTATTTGAAAATTAGAGGGAAAAAGAAGGGGAAGTTGATTGTAAGAAAAGCGCAAGCGCCTATTTAA
- a CDS encoding DUF294 nucleotidyltransferase-like domain-containing protein: protein MLAENTYAYDVCELISNYNDKMHRQVIKLALREMKNEGFGTPPINYCFIVMGSQGRKEQAFSTDQDNGLILDNYEHLPNKQEIEDYFKTFAEKVNAGLLACGFPLCTGGVMAKNTKWRRSLQEWTSEVERWVKETDAEEIRDFTIFIDYRPIFGDFL from the coding sequence TTGTTAGCAGAAAATACGTATGCCTATGATGTTTGCGAGCTTATTTCAAATTACAATGATAAAATGCATCGCCAAGTTATTAAACTTGCGTTAAGAGAGATGAAAAACGAAGGGTTTGGCACGCCTCCTATTAATTACTGTTTTATTGTCATGGGGAGTCAGGGGAGGAAGGAACAAGCGTTTAGTACGGACCAAGATAATGGATTGATCCTTGATAATTATGAGCATTTGCCAAACAAACAAGAGATTGAGGATTACTTTAAAACCTTTGCTGAAAAAGTCAATGCAGGCTTACTTGCATGTGGATTTCCTCTTTGTACTGGAGGTGTAATGGCAAAAAATACAAAATGGCGTCGTTCTCTTCAAGAGTGGACTTCGGAAGTTGAGCGCTGGGTCAAGGAAACTGACGCTGAAGAAATTAGAGATTTTACGATTTTTATTGACTATCGACCTATTTTTGGTGATTTTCTTTAG
- a CDS encoding putative nucleotidyltransferase substrate binding domain-containing protein — protein sequence MKDTIRFRVPLNPFGMITTSGKEHAINLKKAAIMQIINGIRIFAIKNGVTEENTIKRLHLLKEMEVLHPRDVKNAETALHILMKMRLENNIRQLRTEQPLSNELSLDTVDKEERKILKEALSIAKRLQQMSELSFGRKRGI from the coding sequence ATGAAGGATACGATTAGATTTCGTGTCCCATTAAACCCATTTGGGATGATTACGACTTCAGGAAAGGAACATGCGATCAACCTGAAAAAAGCAGCAATCATGCAAATAATTAATGGGATACGGATTTTTGCAATTAAGAATGGAGTAACCGAAGAAAATACAATCAAACGACTTCATTTGTTGAAGGAGATGGAAGTTCTTCACCCCCGTGATGTAAAAAATGCCGAAACGGCCCTACACATTCTGATGAAAATGAGATTGGAAAACAATATCCGGCAGCTTAGAACCGAGCAACCTTTATCAAATGAATTGTCATTAGATACGGTTGACAAAGAAGAACGAAAAATTCTTAAAGAAGCCTTAAGTATTGCTAAACGTCTTCAGCAAATGAGTGAACTCAGTTTTGGCCGGAAGCGGGGAATTTAA
- a CDS encoding DEAD/DEAH box helicase, protein MLKKLSLQQFIKELRDDENVVYWHEIAGQAAKTVPFSASLDKRIIDALKTRGIHELYTHQGTAYELARTGKSFTAITPTASGKTLCYNLPVLQQICEDPTSRALYIFPTKALAQDQRSELNEIIEKIGADIKGFTYDGDTAPNIRQVVRKAGHIVITNPDMLHSAILPHHTKWVSLFENLKYVVIDELHTYRGVFGSHVANVIRRLKRICAYYGSDPIFICTSATIANPKELSENLTGKEMTVINNNGAPRGKKHFVFYNPPIVNKPLQIRKSTTVEVKRLASKLLKNNIKTIVFARSRVRVEIILSHLQELVAKELGKKSIRGYRGGYLPKQRREIEHGLRNGDIKGVVSTNALELGVDIGQLQACVMTGYPGSIASVWQQAGRAGRRHDEALIIMVANSNPIDQFLVQQPEYFFEATPEHARINPDNLIILVDHLKCAAYELPFKQGDLFDGVDVEDVLHFLTEEQVLHHQQNKWFWMNESFPAHNISLRSAAQENVIIIDQTDVANAEVIGEMDTFSAMTLLHDEALYLHEGTQYQVEKLDWEEKKAFVREVDVDYFTDANLAVQLKVLEVDKQKTHSSCSIEFGDVTVNAMATIFKKIKLSTFETIGSGPIHLPEQELHTNATWIQFEESVQVEIGKEALENALIGLSHVLQAVASVYVMCDRNDLRAVPQMKAVHSGKPTIFLYDRYPGGVGLSDDVYKHISVILERTKQYIQACSCEDGCPSCVGVGSKEATKQLSLSLLSRLIEVSEIDVIKK, encoded by the coding sequence TTGCTAAAAAAATTATCGCTCCAACAATTTATTAAGGAACTACGGGACGACGAAAATGTTGTTTATTGGCACGAAATTGCCGGTCAAGCGGCCAAAACCGTTCCGTTCTCGGCTAGTTTAGATAAAAGAATTATTGATGCGCTTAAAACAAGAGGCATCCATGAATTATATACACATCAAGGTACGGCATATGAGCTCGCTCGCACTGGAAAAAGTTTTACGGCGATCACTCCAACAGCTTCTGGAAAAACCCTTTGCTATAATTTGCCAGTGTTACAGCAAATTTGTGAGGATCCGACGAGTCGAGCATTATATATTTTTCCAACGAAAGCGCTCGCTCAAGATCAGCGTAGTGAATTAAACGAAATCATTGAGAAGATCGGTGCAGATATCAAGGGCTTCACTTATGATGGAGACACCGCTCCGAATATACGCCAAGTGGTACGGAAGGCTGGTCATATCGTCATTACAAATCCAGACATGCTTCATTCGGCAATATTACCGCATCATACGAAATGGGTATCCTTATTTGAAAATCTTAAATATGTCGTGATTGATGAACTTCATACATATCGTGGTGTTTTTGGAAGTCATGTCGCTAATGTCATTCGGCGCTTGAAACGAATTTGTGCTTATTATGGTAGTGATCCTATTTTTATATGTACGTCAGCGACGATTGCCAACCCCAAGGAGTTAAGTGAAAACTTAACAGGGAAAGAGATGACGGTCATAAATAATAACGGGGCTCCAAGAGGCAAAAAGCATTTTGTTTTTTATAACCCACCGATTGTCAACAAACCACTACAAATCAGAAAAAGCACTACTGTTGAAGTAAAGCGACTTGCTTCGAAACTACTAAAGAACAACATAAAAACGATTGTATTTGCTAGAAGTAGGGTACGGGTAGAAATTATCTTAAGTCACCTTCAAGAGTTAGTTGCTAAAGAACTTGGCAAGAAGTCAATCAGAGGGTACCGTGGTGGATACCTACCAAAGCAGCGCCGTGAGATTGAGCATGGATTACGTAATGGCGACATTAAAGGGGTTGTCAGCACAAATGCACTTGAATTGGGTGTGGACATTGGCCAACTTCAAGCATGTGTCATGACTGGTTACCCGGGGTCGATTGCGAGTGTTTGGCAACAAGCAGGCCGTGCGGGGCGCCGGCATGATGAAGCGTTAATTATCATGGTTGCCAATTCAAATCCAATCGATCAATTTTTAGTGCAGCAGCCTGAGTATTTCTTTGAAGCTACACCAGAACATGCGAGAATTAATCCCGATAATTTAATTATTTTGGTCGATCACCTAAAGTGTGCAGCTTATGAGCTACCTTTTAAACAAGGTGATTTATTTGATGGGGTTGACGTAGAGGATGTGCTTCATTTCTTAACAGAAGAACAAGTGTTGCATCATCAACAAAATAAGTGGTTTTGGATGAATGAATCGTTCCCAGCCCATAACATTAGTTTGCGTTCAGCTGCTCAAGAGAACGTAATTATTATTGATCAAACAGATGTAGCCAACGCCGAGGTTATTGGTGAGATGGACACCTTTAGCGCAATGACCTTACTTCATGACGAGGCTTTGTATCTTCATGAGGGAACACAATACCAAGTGGAGAAATTAGATTGGGAAGAAAAAAAGGCATTTGTAAGAGAAGTAGATGTTGATTATTTTACTGATGCGAATTTAGCTGTTCAACTTAAGGTATTAGAGGTGGATAAACAAAAAACACACTCAAGCTGTTCGATTGAATTTGGCGATGTAACCGTAAATGCGATGGCAACGATCTTTAAGAAGATTAAATTGTCGACCTTTGAAACGATCGGATCGGGACCAATTCACTTACCAGAGCAGGAACTCCATACAAATGCTACTTGGATTCAATTTGAAGAAAGTGTCCAAGTAGAAATTGGAAAAGAAGCATTAGAAAATGCCTTGATCGGTCTTTCTCATGTTTTACAAGCGGTAGCTAGCGTCTATGTGATGTGCGACCGTAATGACCTTCGCGCAGTTCCACAAATGAAGGCTGTCCATTCAGGAAAACCAACAATTTTCCTTTATGATCGTTATCCAGGTGGTGTTGGTTTAAGTGACGATGTGTATAAACACATCAGTGTCATATTAGAACGGACAAAGCAATACATCCAAGCTTGTTCGTGTGAAGACGGATGTCCTTCTTGTGTAGGTGTTGGCTCGAAAGAAGCGACAAAACAGCTTTCGTTATCATTATTATCGAGACTTATAGAGGTGAGCGAGATCGATGTCATTAAAAAGTAA
- a CDS encoding HAMP domain-containing sensor histidine kinase, with protein sequence MGNVNANQFIFTAITAIFIEQIIKNNYIQQNIGKNEKLDMVSHLAASISHEIRNPLQVIKGFIQFLKTDEHDSERQKDFLNIMEKEVSSAEQIISDYLTFAKPTYDKVEVIDMKAEIENVINIIQPYANYSSVNVICEELVEGTYIRGDRQKLKQCLVNIARNCIESMPDGGELRVRTEVKKQNLLITMKDTGFGMTKEQIQRLGEPYFSTNENGTGLGMMVVYSIIKNMKGTLTVDSEVGIGTFFSIEFPLKS encoded by the coding sequence TTGGGGAATGTTAATGCTAACCAATTTATCTTTACAGCTATTACGGCTATTTTTATTGAACAGATTATTAAAAATAATTACATTCAACAAAATATTGGTAAAAACGAAAAATTAGATATGGTTAGCCACCTAGCTGCATCAATCTCACATGAAATTAGAAACCCGCTACAAGTAATTAAAGGATTTATCCAGTTCCTAAAGACAGATGAACATGATAGTGAGAGACAAAAAGATTTTTTGAACATTATGGAAAAAGAGGTATCTTCAGCTGAACAGATTATTAGCGATTATTTAACATTTGCAAAACCTACATACGATAAAGTTGAAGTCATAGATATGAAAGCAGAGATTGAAAATGTCATTAATATTATCCAGCCTTATGCAAATTATTCATCTGTAAATGTGATCTGTGAAGAACTAGTTGAAGGAACTTATATTCGGGGAGATCGTCAAAAATTGAAGCAATGTTTAGTAAACATTGCTAGGAATTGTATAGAATCAATGCCTGATGGGGGAGAACTGAGGGTTCGGACTGAAGTGAAAAAGCAGAACTTACTAATTACAATGAAAGATACTGGCTTTGGTATGACGAAGGAACAAATTCAAAGATTAGGAGAACCGTATTTTTCGACGAATGAAAACGGGACAGGCTTAGGTATGATGGTTGTGTATAGTATTATTAAAAATATGAAAGGGACACTAACTGTTGATTCCGAAGTAGGGATAGGAACTTTTTTTTCTATTGAGTTTCCATTAAAAAGCTAG
- a CDS encoding spore coat protein has protein sequence MFFPRPRPAVQSQVLPPRIHPTQQNVVYNCCEYIVPEVHPTHTTVVNKHLYKHYHNFPQTVSQVDQVANQQFMCPPGPPMPAPGPGVAGPGFGAPGVGPRRRFF, from the coding sequence ATGTTCTTTCCAAGACCAAGACCAGCTGTACAATCTCAAGTGTTGCCACCGCGTATTCACCCTACTCAACAAAATGTAGTATATAATTGCTGCGAGTATATTGTGCCAGAGGTTCATCCTACTCATACAACAGTAGTGAACAAACACCTTTATAAGCACTATCATAACTTCCCGCAAACTGTATCACAAGTTGATCAGGTTGCAAATCAGCAATTTATGTGCCCGCCAGGACCACCAATGCCTGCACCAGGACCAGGAGTTGCAGGACCAGGGTTTGGAGCACCAGGAGTTGGACCACGTCGTCGCTTCTTCTAA
- a CDS encoding DUF1273 domain-containing protein, with translation MVKVLAVTGYKTHELGIFDEKHPGIKYIKKVLEKRLLSFIDDGLEWVLISGQLGVELWCAEVVIELKRNYPQLKLAVLTPFLNQESNWNELKKEQYNRVLQQADFVDSITKREYENPSQLKLKNQFIIEKSDGLLVIYDDDKPGSPSYYITYAKARTENSNYQLFYIFPDEIEQVYQDEMFDW, from the coding sequence ATGGTAAAAGTATTAGCTGTAACAGGCTATAAGACCCACGAGTTAGGAATTTTTGATGAGAAACATCCAGGGATAAAATATATAAAGAAGGTTTTAGAGAAACGCTTACTTTCTTTTATCGACGATGGATTAGAGTGGGTATTAATCTCCGGTCAACTTGGGGTTGAGCTTTGGTGTGCTGAAGTGGTTATTGAACTTAAGCGTAACTATCCGCAACTTAAGCTCGCGGTTTTGACCCCTTTTTTAAACCAAGAAAGTAATTGGAATGAATTAAAAAAAGAACAGTACAATCGAGTTTTACAACAAGCAGATTTTGTCGATAGTATTACTAAGAGGGAGTATGAAAACCCAAGTCAGTTGAAATTAAAAAACCAATTCATCATTGAGAAAAGCGACGGACTTTTAGTCATTTACGATGATGACAAACCAGGTTCACCTAGTTACTATATAACATATGCGAAAGCACGCACTGAAAATAGTAATTATCAATTATTTTACATATTTCCAGATGAAATTGAACAAGTTTACCAAGATGAAATGTTTGATTGGTAA
- a CDS encoding (2Fe-2S)-binding protein, whose product MATINVIDYLSFEGEEGKKLVHVLEDNGVDILHRCGGKAKCTSCRVEVIEGDFGPISEQEQQTLANKGHNGDNIRLSCQVRVSGDATVKAVMTKTNSNLEPGPRPEE is encoded by the coding sequence TTGGCAACGATAAACGTCATTGATTACCTCTCTTTTGAAGGAGAGGAAGGAAAAAAGCTCGTCCATGTATTAGAAGATAATGGTGTCGACATTTTACATCGGTGTGGAGGAAAAGCTAAGTGCACATCTTGTAGAGTGGAAGTTATCGAAGGAGACTTTGGTCCAATATCAGAACAAGAACAACAAACATTAGCAAACAAAGGGCATAATGGAGATAACATTCGTTTGTCATGTCAAGTCCGCGTCAGTGGTGATGCTACAGTAAAAGCCGTAATGACGAAAACGAACTCTAATTTAGAACCTGGTCCAAGACCTGAAGAATAA
- a CDS encoding dynamin family protein, producing the protein MKLHEKKSTGMFEVAFCGHFSAGKSTILNTLLGAEVLPTSPIPTSANIIEIKNGLQGLTVHAKESQPKVWQGEIPWTKVREWGMNGGEITKMTITAPLPFLGEHSCILDTPGVDSTDETHEAVTVEQLYTTDAIVYVMDYNHVQSETNLYFLKQLTLEKKLIYIVINQIDKHNEAEIPFSLFKKSIEEVFARWDIKYFGLYFTSMKNTEHPLNQFSLLEKQLKGLLFQSKQVTEGSQLRLEHGFYQAVLHRLQDEQQEMTLELISEMKEKGYDIEQLSEGEKLTSQMISLRNFEEELWGQFDQELGTLFKNVTLFPAITTDLARDWIESLQPGFKVGLLFSKKKTLEEQERRLQKLVNELQDKVKSQLVFHVQSYFQKVDRTQLSNVDAFEEAYSNLPYFVTKELLKERVLTAHASREYVFTFTGEITNTIIKEVKAKAKALVDIQISGIKPYINEEIKKLENKLAKNKEIQEYNIRIENVKESYQELLEKVQKRLEQLPLDRKFYEQLNQAMQGTYPDRKNAFTKVIFENDSVINTETIIKNKEVAISFSEDDTARWLENIKNTLLKFQKTSLLAQERDHLLERIGRYEKQNYIVSLFGAFSAGKSSFANALLGDNVLPVSPHPTTATVSTVQKSTAEHPHGTVVVTLKSQQSLNEEIVTVAEQIDLKLTLKTLHTWKPSMKDFISSWQKTYAEYLVTIQTSTEESEWTLGTDLYVSLEELQGFVADESKACLIEKVHIYYDAPITLKGIVLVDTPGVNSIHGRHTNVAFQQMRSSDAIFYLTYYNHAFSKADQYFLQQWRK; encoded by the coding sequence GTGAAGCTGCACGAGAAAAAAAGCACTGGAATGTTTGAAGTGGCTTTTTGTGGACACTTTTCTGCTGGGAAATCAACAATCCTAAATACATTATTAGGAGCGGAAGTTCTTCCCACAAGCCCAATCCCCACTAGTGCTAATATAATTGAAATCAAAAATGGGCTACAAGGTTTAACTGTTCATGCTAAAGAATCCCAACCAAAAGTGTGGCAAGGAGAAATTCCTTGGACAAAAGTTAGAGAGTGGGGGATGAACGGCGGTGAGATTACCAAAATGACGATTACGGCGCCCTTGCCGTTCCTTGGTGAGCATAGCTGTATTCTAGATACTCCTGGAGTTGATTCAACGGATGAGACGCACGAAGCGGTGACAGTTGAACAGCTTTATACAACAGATGCGATTGTTTATGTGATGGACTATAACCATGTTCAATCAGAAACAAATTTATATTTTTTAAAACAATTAACGTTGGAAAAAAAGTTGATTTATATTGTTATTAACCAAATCGATAAACATAACGAAGCGGAAATTCCCTTTTCATTGTTTAAGAAATCGATTGAAGAAGTCTTCGCTCGTTGGGATATTAAGTATTTTGGACTATATTTTACGTCGATGAAAAACACGGAGCATCCCCTAAATCAATTTTCGTTACTAGAAAAGCAACTTAAGGGCTTGTTGTTTCAAAGTAAACAGGTCACCGAAGGATCTCAGTTAAGACTAGAGCATGGATTTTATCAAGCTGTTTTGCATAGGCTTCAAGATGAGCAGCAAGAAATGACGCTTGAGTTAATCAGTGAGATGAAGGAAAAGGGCTACGATATTGAACAATTATCTGAAGGAGAAAAGCTAACCTCTCAAATGATTTCACTCAGAAACTTCGAGGAAGAGCTGTGGGGGCAGTTCGATCAAGAGCTTGGTACATTGTTTAAAAATGTTACGTTATTTCCAGCAATAACAACTGATTTGGCTCGTGATTGGATTGAAAGTTTACAGCCTGGTTTCAAAGTCGGTTTACTTTTCTCGAAAAAGAAAACGCTCGAGGAACAGGAAAGGCGTCTACAAAAGCTCGTTAATGAACTACAAGATAAGGTCAAATCTCAACTGGTCTTTCATGTTCAAAGCTATTTTCAGAAGGTCGATCGAACACAACTTTCTAATGTCGATGCTTTTGAAGAGGCCTATAGTAACCTGCCATACTTTGTCACCAAGGAGTTACTCAAAGAGCGTGTCTTAACCGCTCATGCTAGCCGTGAGTATGTTTTTACCTTCACCGGAGAAATTACCAATACGATTATAAAGGAAGTAAAAGCAAAGGCAAAAGCTTTAGTAGACATACAAATCTCGGGGATTAAACCCTATATAAATGAAGAGATAAAGAAGCTAGAGAACAAGCTAGCTAAGAACAAAGAAATTCAAGAATATAACATCAGGATAGAAAATGTAAAAGAGTCTTATCAAGAACTGTTAGAAAAAGTACAAAAGCGTTTAGAACAATTACCGCTTGATCGTAAGTTTTATGAACAGCTGAACCAGGCAATGCAAGGAACATATCCAGATCGTAAAAATGCTTTTACAAAGGTCATTTTTGAAAATGATAGCGTGATTAATACTGAGACAATTATTAAGAATAAGGAAGTGGCAATTAGCTTTTCGGAGGATGACACAGCTCGTTGGTTAGAAAACATAAAAAATACGTTACTGAAATTTCAAAAGACTAGCCTATTGGCACAGGAACGGGATCACCTTCTTGAGAGGATTGGCCGTTATGAAAAGCAAAACTATATTGTTTCATTATTTGGTGCCTTTAGTGCAGGGAAATCTAGCTTTGCGAACGCTCTTTTAGGAGACAATGTTTTACCGGTTTCTCCACATCCGACAACTGCTACTGTTAGTACTGTGCAAAAATCAACGGCAGAACATCCTCATGGGACTGTTGTTGTGACTTTAAAATCACAACAAAGCTTGAATGAGGAAATTGTCACTGTCGCTGAGCAAATTGATCTGAAGCTAACACTAAAAACGCTTCACACTTGGAAGCCATCAATGAAGGACTTTATTTCAAGTTGGCAAAAAACATATGCGGAGTATTTAGTCACGATCCAGACTAGTACAGAGGAAAGTGAATGGACATTAGGGACAGACTTATATGTTTCACTAGAAGAATTGCAAGGTTTCGTAGCAGATGAAAGTAAGGCGTGTTTAATTGAAAAGGTTCATATCTATTACGATGCACCAATTACTCTAAAAGGGATTGTCTTAGTTGATACACCTGGTGTGAACTCAATTCATGGTCGACATACGAATGTGGCTTTCCAACAAATGAGATCTTCTGACGCGATTTTTTATTTAACCTACTATAATCATGCTTTTTCGAAGGCGGATCAATACTTTTTACAACAATGGCGAAAGTAA
- a CDS encoding Crp/Fnr family transcriptional regulator — protein MFKKNEFLFHEDEEEIELYFLVAGSAKNILHKTNGEQFSVRYYYPGDLIGLMIMLAGGQMTFSVQAIQDCEVILLKKTALLQVMTDNKAFSEIVLEGIGDRMKTLYDEIKQEHNREDTENIPLFVRELT, from the coding sequence TTGTTTAAAAAAAATGAATTTTTGTTTCATGAGGATGAGGAGGAGATTGAGCTTTACTTTTTAGTAGCAGGTTCGGCAAAAAACATTCTTCATAAAACGAATGGGGAACAGTTTTCCGTTCGTTATTATTATCCTGGAGATTTAATTGGTTTAATGATTATGCTAGCTGGTGGACAGATGACGTTTTCCGTTCAAGCAATTCAAGATTGTGAAGTCATTCTTTTGAAGAAAACGGCTTTGTTACAAGTCATGACTGATAATAAAGCCTTTTCTGAAATCGTATTAGAAGGCATCGGCGATCGGATGAAAACTTTATACGATGAAATAAAACAAGAACATAACCGGGAGGATACGGAAAATATCCCGCTATTCGTACGAGAGTTGACTTGA